In one Streptomyces marincola genomic region, the following are encoded:
- a CDS encoding phosphoribosylanthranilate isomerase produces MRNHLFIKLCGLKTEEDVDTAVEVGADAIGFMFADSPRRVDAAAAMRLIERVPPGVMTVGVFRDQRVDHIRSLADITGFGAVQLHGNEGQEHFAALRDGSWTLIRGASYREPVPRCGHMGEDILLIDAPTPGAGVPWDWTREAFRSPGGQWLLAGGLTPDNVAEAVETTRPWGVDVSSGIESVRGVKDAELIRAFVKAARAPA; encoded by the coding sequence ATGCGCAATCATCTGTTCATCAAGCTCTGCGGGCTCAAGACCGAAGAAGACGTGGACACGGCTGTCGAGGTCGGTGCCGACGCCATCGGCTTCATGTTCGCCGACAGCCCGCGGCGCGTGGACGCCGCCGCGGCCATGCGGCTCATCGAGCGCGTTCCGCCGGGTGTGATGACCGTCGGAGTCTTCCGCGATCAGCGAGTGGATCACATCCGCTCCCTGGCCGACATCACCGGATTCGGTGCGGTGCAGCTTCATGGCAATGAGGGGCAAGAGCACTTCGCCGCGCTCAGGGACGGGTCGTGGACGCTCATTCGAGGAGCGTCGTACCGTGAGCCTGTCCCGCGGTGCGGGCACATGGGCGAAGACATTCTGCTCATCGACGCGCCCACGCCAGGCGCCGGGGTCCCGTGGGACTGGACCCGAGAAGCCTTCCGCTCCCCCGGCGGCCAGTGGCTCCTGGCCGGCGGCCTCACACCGGACAACGTGGCCGAGGCGGTCGAGACCACCAGGCCCTGGGGGGTGGACGTGTCCAGTGGGATCGAAAGTGTCCGAGGGGTCAAAGACGCGGAACTGATCCGGGCCTTCGTCAAGGCCGCTCGCGCTCCTGCCTGA
- the trpC gene encoding indole-3-glycerol phosphate synthase TrpC, with protein MSDLLTRITAYKREEITEAKRQRPLVALRERAASMAPPRGFLTAIEQRQQQDEYALIAEVKKKSPSKGMIRPDFDPAELARAYEAGGATCVSVLTDGPSFDGGLDHLDIVRATVGLPLLRKDFMLDPYQVVESRVWGADAILLMLSTVDDDTALAIEDAAREFGMDVLVEVHDSEELERAAQLRSRLIGINNRDLKTMETSLATAENLAPQVPEGKIIVGESGLRTPQDLERMAAAGITAFLVGESLARVPDVESATRALLAQ; from the coding sequence ATGAGCGATCTGCTGACTCGTATCACTGCGTACAAGCGTGAGGAGATCACCGAAGCCAAAAGGCAGCGGCCACTGGTGGCTCTGCGAGAGCGAGCCGCGAGCATGGCGCCTCCCAGAGGCTTCCTGACCGCCATCGAACAACGGCAGCAGCAGGACGAGTACGCGCTGATCGCCGAGGTGAAGAAGAAGAGCCCGTCCAAGGGCATGATCCGCCCGGACTTCGACCCGGCGGAGCTTGCCCGCGCCTACGAGGCGGGGGGCGCCACCTGCGTATCCGTACTCACCGATGGTCCTTCGTTCGACGGTGGCCTGGACCACTTGGACATCGTCCGGGCGACAGTCGGACTGCCTCTGCTCCGCAAGGACTTCATGCTCGATCCCTACCAGGTGGTCGAATCCAGGGTTTGGGGAGCGGACGCGATCCTGCTGATGCTGTCCACCGTCGATGATGACACCGCCCTCGCCATCGAGGATGCCGCGCGAGAGTTCGGTATGGACGTCCTGGTCGAAGTGCACGACAGCGAGGAACTGGAACGGGCGGCCCAGCTGCGGTCCCGACTGATCGGGATCAACAACCGCGACCTCAAGACCATGGAGACCAGTCTGGCGACGGCGGAGAATCTCGCCCCGCAGGTCCCCGAGGGCAAGATCATCGTCGGCGAGAGCGGGTTGCGCACTCCGCAAGACCTCGAACGCATGGCAGCCGCCGGCATCACGGCGTTCCTCGTAGGGGAGAGTCTGGCACGAGTTCCCGATGTCGAGTCCGCGACGCGAGCGCTCCTGGCACAGTAG
- a CDS encoding LysE family translocator has protein sequence MSVEFLITAFIIVVSPGTGAVYTVGTGLTRGFRMSVVAAFGCTLGIVPHLAAAIAGLAAILHTSALAFESFKWAGVIYLLFLAWQTLREKGAMKIETEGGSQAEERSVVRVIWTAVLLNFLNPKLSMFFLAFLPQFVPADSGNSLPHMLVLSAAFMIMTFVVFVIYGAFAAAVRDHVITRPKVLAWMRRTFAVAFVGLGVQLALASR, from the coding sequence ATGAGCGTTGAGTTTCTCATCACCGCATTCATCATCGTGGTTTCCCCGGGAACCGGCGCGGTGTACACCGTCGGCACCGGTCTGACGCGCGGGTTCCGCATGTCAGTTGTGGCCGCCTTCGGCTGCACTCTCGGTATCGTTCCGCATCTGGCCGCGGCGATCGCTGGACTTGCCGCCATCCTCCATACCAGCGCGCTGGCGTTCGAGAGCTTCAAGTGGGCCGGTGTCATCTACTTGCTCTTCCTCGCCTGGCAGACCCTGCGCGAGAAGGGGGCGATGAAGATCGAGACCGAGGGCGGGAGCCAGGCGGAGGAGAGGTCGGTCGTCCGAGTCATATGGACTGCGGTTCTGCTCAACTTCCTGAACCCGAAGCTGTCCATGTTCTTCCTGGCGTTCCTGCCTCAGTTCGTTCCGGCTGACAGCGGCAATTCGCTGCCGCACATGCTCGTGCTCTCGGCTGCTTTCATGATCATGACGTTCGTGGTGTTCGTGATCTACGGTGCCTTCGCCGCAGCCGTACGGGACCACGTCATCACTCGTCCGAAGGTACTGGCATGGATGCGCCGGACCTTCGCCGTTGCCTTCGTCGGGCTGGGCGTTCAGCTGGCCCTCGCCAGTCGCTGA
- a CDS encoding glycine betaine ABC transporter substrate-binding protein, with product MPTRHPLLAGLGVLSLVATSACDLGTGAVGGDEGPVVRISMPHWPGGQANVAVAAYVLENELGVSVERVESDQREAWEALGGGAIHAILEDWGALPDRTELYVAHKGRVVDAGPLGITGHVGWYIPGAFADAHPEATDWHHLDEYTDRLGGRIVQGDPQFATHDETIISDLGLDLRPAPAGSEEALIEEIHRAGRGGAPVLAYFWEPHWLAAEVELAEVDLPGYYPRVELRKYLNADFAAEGGEAAEFLRRFSWDAEDQNEVARLIAAEGLTPTAAAERWVTDHPDRVAAWLAED from the coding sequence ACCGGGGCGGTGGGCGGGGACGAGGGGCCGGTCGTGCGCATCTCCATGCCGCACTGGCCCGGCGGCCAGGCGAACGTCGCGGTGGCCGCGTACGTGCTGGAGAACGAGCTGGGCGTGTCGGTGGAGCGGGTCGAGTCGGACCAGCGCGAGGCGTGGGAGGCACTGGGCGGCGGCGCGATCCACGCGATCCTTGAGGACTGGGGCGCCCTGCCCGACCGCACCGAGCTGTATGTCGCGCACAAGGGCCGCGTGGTGGACGCGGGCCCGCTCGGCATCACCGGGCACGTCGGCTGGTACATACCCGGCGCGTTCGCCGACGCGCACCCCGAGGCCACGGACTGGCACCACCTGGACGAGTACACCGACCGGCTGGGCGGCCGGATAGTCCAGGGCGACCCGCAGTTCGCCACCCACGACGAGACGATCATCTCCGACCTCGGCCTCGACCTGCGGCCCGCCCCGGCCGGCAGCGAGGAGGCCCTGATCGAGGAGATACACCGGGCCGGGCGGGGCGGCGCGCCGGTGCTCGCGTACTTCTGGGAGCCGCACTGGCTGGCCGCCGAGGTCGAGCTGGCCGAGGTCGACCTGCCCGGCTACTACCCCCGCGTCGAACTGCGCAAGTACCTCAACGCCGACTTCGCGGCCGAGGGCGGCGAGGCCGCCGAGTTCCTCCGCCGCTTCTCCTGGGACGCCGAGGACCAGAACGAGGTCGCCCGGCTCATCGCGGCCGAGGGGCTGACCCCGACCGCGGCGGCCGAGCGCTGGGTCACCGACCACCCCGACCGGGTCGCGGCCTGGCTGGCGGAGGACTGA